In Jatrophihabitans sp., a single genomic region encodes these proteins:
- a CDS encoding VOC family protein, translated as MPIPTTSYAHVRLTVTDMKRSRAFYDEVFGLPVAFEVPEDADEATREQLAFVFDGVIYAIGDSHFGVRPGAPPGDRFDENRVGLDHVSFAVGSLADLENTVRVLEGLGVSHAGIKDFGPVHLLGFRDPDNIALELSAPRAADAPPSS; from the coding sequence ATGCCGATCCCCACCACCTCCTATGCCCACGTCCGCCTGACCGTGACCGACATGAAGCGGTCCCGGGCCTTCTACGACGAGGTGTTCGGGCTGCCGGTGGCCTTCGAGGTTCCCGAGGACGCCGACGAGGCGACCCGCGAGCAGCTGGCCTTCGTGTTCGACGGGGTCATCTACGCCATCGGGGACAGCCACTTCGGGGTGCGTCCGGGCGCGCCGCCAGGGGATCGTTTCGATGAGAACCGGGTGGGCCTGGATCACGTCAGCTTCGCGGTCGGCAGCCTCGCCGACCTGGAGAACACCGTCCGGGTGCTGGAGGGCCTCGGAGTCAGCCATGCCGGGATCAAGGACTTCGGCCCGGTCCACCTGCTGGGTTTCCGGGACCCGGACAACATCGCGCTGGAGCTGTCCGCGCCGAGGGCGGCCGACGCGCCACCGTCGAGCTGA
- a CDS encoding DUF3817 domain-containing protein — protein MTGTSTTTTAGQRGLSGAFLRYRILAFITGVLLILLVFVALPMKYLGDNEGPTSLIGTAHGFLFMVYLVTALDLGIRLRWAWLKLGLVMLAGTVPFASFVAERRANQEVRARLG, from the coding sequence GTGACGGGCACCAGCACCACCACGACCGCCGGCCAGCGCGGGCTGTCCGGGGCGTTCCTGCGCTACCGGATCCTCGCCTTCATCACCGGCGTGCTGCTCATCCTGCTGGTCTTCGTGGCCCTGCCGATGAAGTACCTCGGTGACAACGAGGGGCCGACCTCGCTGATCGGCACCGCGCACGGCTTCCTGTTCATGGTGTACCTGGTGACCGCCCTGGACCTGGGCATCCGGCTGCGCTGGGCCTGGCTCAAGCTGGGCCTGGTGATGCTGGCCGGCACCGTGCCGTTCGCCTCGTTCGTCGCCGAGCGCCGCGCCAACCAGGAGGTACGCGCGCGCCTGGGCTGA
- a CDS encoding sigma-70 family RNA polymerase sigma factor, protein MPPPEQDYDAVTLSALQARAGDAEAATAFVRACQGDVWRLCAHLGSPRDAEDLTQETFARAFGSLHRFAGRSSARTWLLSIARRVCADAIRTRRPCTPVAELEPPGRGADPADTVSLRMLLDSLDPPFREAFVLTQVLGLGYAEAAEVAGCPIGTIRSRVARARDALVAGLGEGGSRNARGAG, encoded by the coding sequence GTGCCGCCGCCAGAGCAGGACTACGACGCTGTCACGCTGTCGGCGTTGCAGGCCCGCGCCGGCGACGCCGAGGCTGCCACCGCGTTCGTACGGGCCTGTCAGGGCGATGTCTGGCGGCTCTGCGCGCATCTGGGCAGCCCCCGCGACGCCGAGGACCTCACCCAGGAGACCTTCGCCCGGGCGTTCGGCTCGCTGCACCGGTTCGCCGGCCGGTCCTCGGCACGCACCTGGCTGCTCTCGATCGCCCGGCGGGTCTGCGCCGACGCCATCCGCACCCGCCGGCCGTGCACCCCGGTCGCCGAGCTGGAGCCGCCCGGCCGCGGCGCCGACCCTGCCGACACGGTGAGCCTGCGGATGCTGCTGGACAGCCTGGACCCGCCGTTCCGGGAGGCGTTCGTGCTGACCCAGGTGCTCGGGCTGGGCTACGCCGAGGCCGCCGAGGTGGCCGGCTGCCCGATCGGCACCATCCGATCCCGGGTGGCCCGGGCGCGCGACGCGCTGGTGGCCGGCCTGGGTGAGGGCGGCAGCCGGAACGCCCGCGGCGCCGGCTGA
- a CDS encoding zf-HC2 domain-containing protein — protein sequence MSCAPYREAASARLDGEAAGMASVVLDEHLTRCPDCSAWLDTATRAGRLLRVSGATPPDLSGPILREAALPAARLLRRRRSLQLGLALLAGVQWLLSAPAVLGRDIGMAAMHVGGAHQAHESAAWNVAVGAAMLAVALRPARAAGTAPILLVFVSVLAVLSVPDLLAGAVTGARLGSHAGVVLGLLLVAALARAERVPGPGRPAARGDGHGLSRSLPWRHRGAA from the coding sequence ATGAGCTGTGCGCCCTATCGTGAGGCCGCCTCGGCCCGGCTGGACGGCGAAGCTGCGGGCATGGCGAGCGTAGTGCTGGACGAGCACCTGACGCGCTGCCCGGATTGCTCGGCCTGGCTGGACACCGCCACCCGGGCCGGCCGGCTGCTGCGGGTGTCCGGAGCCACCCCGCCGGATCTGAGCGGGCCGATCCTGCGCGAGGCCGCGTTGCCGGCCGCCCGGCTGCTGCGTCGCCGGCGCTCGCTGCAGCTCGGCCTGGCGCTGCTGGCGGGCGTGCAGTGGCTGCTGTCGGCGCCGGCGGTGCTGGGCCGGGACATCGGAATGGCCGCGATGCACGTGGGTGGGGCGCACCAGGCGCACGAGAGCGCGGCGTGGAACGTCGCGGTGGGCGCCGCGATGCTGGCAGTGGCGCTGCGGCCGGCCCGGGCGGCGGGCACCGCGCCGATCCTGCTGGTCTTCGTGTCGGTGCTGGCGGTGCTGAGCGTGCCGGATCTGCTGGCCGGGGCGGTCACCGGCGCCCGGCTCGGCAGTCATGCCGGCGTGGTGCTCGGGCTGCTGCTGGTGGCCGCGCTGGCCCGCGCCGAACGGGTGCCAGGGCCTGGCCGCCCGGCCGCCCGCGGTGATGGCCATGGCCTGTCCCGCTCGCTGCCGTGGCGGCACCGGGGGGCGGCGTGA
- a CDS encoding copper resistance protein CopC, whose product MRRWLPVLLTLLAGAVLSVLLAAPASAHTVLLGSDPANGSRLTQSPESVTLRFNEQVGLRLGYLRVTDSSGQRVDSGPASHPGGVGSSVSVPLRSGLGDGSYLASYRVISADSHPIAGTIRYVVGDGPLDVGGDQSSGSGTAPVDPAVRAGLALSHWISFAGVGLVGGSWLVFALWPAGLGRRSVRRLVWVGWSLAGLGAATEFLLEGPYAAGSSLSSLTQTALLDATLHSTFGQFLSLRLLLLGILGMVLTALLGAGARSGARAGEGARADGEAQDAPSWGPGAVAGIGFGIVITFAATGHAQSANPHELWVLVDAVHLSSMIIWLGGLTMLLVAAFGRGSAEHADRDADRAQLSAGLPVFSRVAMVCIATLAVTGTLQAWREIGDLDAITGTRYGQLVVLKVVLFAGVLGLGYLARRAVQRSAAKPAPSEMALALASGGVPPGPSSAVPPGPSSTTPAGPSSMVPAPRSRSGLPAGLSRTLLSEVAIGALVLAATAVLVSQPPGKVALAAERSQPRQATVQLNAQTQALVSVEPGVQGNVRITVRLSGGPPPTGVTATASLPAKQLGPIPVPLQAAGAGSYTSTGVLLPAAGVWELRLTVRTSEFDSTVAVAKIELS is encoded by the coding sequence GTGAGGCGCTGGCTGCCGGTCCTGCTGACCCTGCTGGCCGGCGCCGTCCTGAGCGTGCTGCTGGCCGCTCCCGCGTCGGCGCACACCGTGCTGCTGGGCTCGGACCCGGCCAACGGCAGCCGGCTGACCCAGTCGCCGGAGTCGGTGACCCTGCGGTTCAACGAGCAGGTGGGCCTGCGGCTGGGCTACCTGCGGGTGACCGACTCGTCCGGCCAGCGGGTCGACAGCGGCCCGGCCAGCCATCCCGGCGGGGTGGGCAGCTCGGTCTCGGTGCCGCTGCGCTCGGGCCTGGGCGACGGCAGCTACCTGGCCAGTTACCGGGTGATCTCGGCCGACTCGCATCCGATCGCGGGCACCATCCGGTACGTGGTGGGCGACGGCCCGCTGGACGTGGGCGGTGACCAGTCCTCCGGCTCGGGCACGGCGCCGGTGGATCCGGCGGTTCGGGCCGGCCTGGCGCTCAGCCACTGGATCAGCTTCGCCGGGGTCGGGCTGGTCGGCGGCAGCTGGCTGGTCTTCGCGCTGTGGCCGGCCGGCCTTGGTCGCCGCTCGGTCCGCCGGCTGGTGTGGGTCGGCTGGAGCCTGGCCGGCCTGGGCGCGGCCACCGAGTTCCTGCTGGAGGGGCCTTACGCCGCCGGGTCGAGCCTGTCGAGCCTTACCCAGACCGCCCTGCTGGACGCCACCCTGCACAGCACCTTCGGTCAATTCCTGTCGCTGAGACTGCTGCTGCTGGGCATCCTGGGGATGGTGCTGACGGCGCTGCTCGGTGCGGGCGCGCGGAGCGGTGCGCGGGCCGGCGAGGGCGCGCGGGCCGACGGCGAGGCGCAGGATGCGCCCAGCTGGGGGCCCGGGGCCGTGGCCGGTATCGGGTTCGGCATCGTGATCACGTTCGCGGCGACCGGACACGCCCAGTCGGCCAACCCGCACGAGCTGTGGGTGCTGGTGGACGCTGTGCACCTGAGCTCCATGATCATCTGGTTGGGCGGCCTGACGATGTTGCTGGTGGCCGCGTTCGGCCGGGGCAGTGCCGAGCATGCTGACCGCGACGCCGACCGGGCGCAGCTGTCCGCGGGGCTGCCGGTCTTCTCCAGGGTCGCGATGGTGTGCATCGCCACCCTCGCGGTGACCGGCACCCTTCAGGCCTGGCGCGAGATCGGGGACCTCGACGCGATCACCGGCACCCGGTACGGCCAGCTGGTGGTGCTGAAGGTGGTGCTGTTCGCGGGGGTGCTGGGGCTCGGCTACCTTGCCCGGCGGGCAGTCCAGCGAAGCGCTGCCAAGCCGGCGCCGTCGGAGATGGCGCTGGCCCTGGCCTCCGGTGGGGTACCGCCGGGACCGTCCAGCGCGGTGCCGCCAGGGCCGTCCAGCACGACGCCGGCAGGGCCGTCCAGCATGGTGCCGGCGCCCCGGTCGAGGTCAGGGTTGCCGGCCGGGCTGAGCCGGACGCTGTTGAGCGAGGTGGCGATCGGCGCCCTGGTGCTGGCCGCGACCGCGGTGCTGGTCTCGCAGCCGCCGGGCAAGGTGGCGTTGGCGGCCGAGCGCAGCCAGCCCCGGCAGGCCACGGTCCAGCTGAACGCGCAGACCCAGGCGCTGGTCAGCGTGGAGCCGGGCGTGCAGGGCAACGTCCGGATCACAGTGCGGCTCAGCGGCGGGCCGCCGCCGACCGGCGTCACCGCCACCGCCAGCCTGCCAGCCAAGCAGCTGGGACCGATCCCGGTGCCGTTGCAGGCGGCCGGGGCCGGCAGCTACACCTCCACCGGCGTGCTGCTGCCCGCCGCCGGCGTCTGGGAACTGCGCCTGACCGTCCGGACCTCGGAGTTCGACTCGACGGTGGCCGTCGCCAAGATCGAGCTGTCCTGA
- a CDS encoding copper chaperone PCu(A)C, producing the protein MKRFPLPLIAAVLLAVAGLAGLVRGAEPAAPAASTATTAMEPQRPIVVSGAYVREPANGINAAAYFTISNTTDKPEVLTAVTSGAGAQTTLHTASMRPSAGLSIPARGAVTLSPGKGHVMIEKLYGPLKPGQSVNFQLSFSRSGQVLLTAPVIAVTAPVPTEEPE; encoded by the coding sequence GTGAAGCGCTTTCCGTTGCCGCTGATTGCCGCGGTGCTGCTGGCCGTGGCCGGTCTGGCGGGCCTGGTCCGAGGCGCTGAGCCCGCGGCGCCCGCCGCCAGCACCGCCACTACCGCCATGGAGCCGCAGCGGCCGATCGTGGTCAGCGGCGCCTATGTCCGTGAGCCTGCCAACGGCATCAACGCGGCGGCGTACTTCACGATCTCCAACACCACCGACAAGCCAGAGGTGCTGACGGCGGTCACGTCCGGAGCCGGCGCGCAGACCACCCTGCACACCGCTTCGATGCGGCCCAGCGCCGGGTTGAGCATTCCGGCGCGCGGGGCCGTCACCCTCTCACCGGGCAAGGGGCACGTCATGATCGAGAAGCTCTACGGGCCGCTCAAGCCCGGCCAGAGCGTCAACTTCCAGCTGAGTTTCTCCCGGTCCGGGCAGGTGCTGCTGACCGCACCGGTGATCGCGGTCACCGCGCCGGTTCCGACCGAGGAGCCTGAATGA
- a CDS encoding SCO family protein, translating to MSRSRAQSRGARLRGAGAVLTTVLLAVLLVAGCGSDGPSGPDGSSGTAKPAPSELNGNTDPTYRGVVLTPPRPRPQFTLTDTAGREFKFGAETAGKPTLLFFGFTHCPDVCPTTLADIANGLRQVPAAVRAATQIVFVTTDVKRDTAPVIKSYLDKFDAGLPNEFIGLRGTQSGIDAAQVAARVTLAEDEGRTHSAQVLLYGTDDYARVAFLQSTNGAAQIAHDLPLVAEAK from the coding sequence ATGAGCCGGTCACGCGCCCAGTCACGGGGCGCCCGGTTGCGTGGCGCCGGGGCGGTCCTGACCACCGTCCTGCTCGCGGTGCTGCTAGTGGCCGGCTGCGGGTCGGACGGCCCGAGCGGGCCGGACGGTTCGAGCGGCACCGCCAAGCCGGCGCCCAGCGAGCTCAACGGCAACACCGACCCGACCTACCGGGGGGTGGTGCTGACGCCGCCGCGGCCGCGGCCGCAGTTCACCCTCACCGACACCGCGGGCCGGGAGTTCAAGTTCGGCGCCGAGACGGCCGGCAAGCCGACCCTGCTGTTCTTCGGCTTCACGCACTGCCCGGACGTCTGCCCGACCACCCTGGCCGACATCGCCAACGGGCTGCGCCAGGTGCCGGCGGCTGTCCGGGCAGCGACCCAGATCGTGTTCGTGACGACCGACGTCAAGCGCGACACCGCACCGGTGATCAAGAGCTACCTGGACAAGTTCGACGCCGGGTTGCCGAACGAGTTCATCGGCCTGCGGGGGACCCAGTCCGGGATCGACGCCGCCCAGGTGGCTGCCCGGGTGACACTCGCCGAGGACGAGGGTCGGACGCATTCTGCGCAAGTGCTGCTCTATGGTACGGACGACTACGCGCGAGTGGCGTTCTTGCAGAGCACCAACGGGGCCGCGCAGATCGCCCACGACCTGCCATTGGTGGCTGAGGCCAAGTAA
- a CDS encoding thioredoxin domain-containing protein, whose product MRFPALSTRRDRLSVAGLVIRVLLAALWMWGALAKIGDPRRFVQVVRSYDATPEWLSRTIGYALPALALVLALLLLIGLVTRYAAIVSAVLLALFLLLTLQAAARGLDVWCDCFGGEGGPSTSTSYTLDILRALGMLALSAFLIRWPLTRGSIDKAIIDSERVPELSLKQRRSEKNIRRYRAAVTAAEAELRYKQRYTAAGTLAVLLLITIIGAGVQGSRATVSSEADTTNASSSTGVRVGNQQAPVLVDVYEDFGCPDCNTVQQSGLAKDLADKVKATTIKVNYHMVSFLDSEFNGNDYSSRAANAGYCAADQSPEAFAKFHDILFGKNTAGQNNQPAAGSAGKPDSQLIAWGKEAGITSADFSTCVTSNQHKELVAGVTDAASKRGVSSIPTVFVDGRRLNDNGDTSVTVAEVDSAIKSALAKAKSTAAPSPTATPSPTSRAPSSPATSPRPTVSPSRTGVPVPTGSASPTSSN is encoded by the coding sequence GTGAGGTTCCCAGCGCTGTCCACCCGGCGAGATCGACTCAGCGTGGCCGGCCTGGTGATCCGGGTGCTGCTCGCGGCGCTCTGGATGTGGGGCGCGCTGGCCAAGATCGGTGACCCGCGACGCTTCGTTCAGGTGGTGCGGTCCTATGACGCCACCCCGGAGTGGTTGAGCAGGACGATCGGCTACGCCCTGCCGGCGCTGGCGCTGGTGCTGGCCCTGCTGCTGCTGATCGGGCTGGTCACCCGGTACGCCGCGATCGTCAGCGCGGTGCTGCTGGCGCTGTTCCTGCTCCTCACCCTGCAGGCGGCCGCCCGCGGCCTGGACGTCTGGTGCGACTGCTTCGGCGGCGAAGGCGGGCCCTCCACCTCGACGTCCTACACCCTGGACATCCTGCGTGCCCTCGGGATGCTGGCGCTGTCGGCGTTCCTGATCCGCTGGCCGCTGACCAGGGGGTCCATCGACAAGGCGATCATCGACTCCGAGCGGGTCCCCGAGCTCAGCCTCAAGCAGCGCCGGAGCGAGAAGAACATCCGCAGGTACCGGGCCGCGGTGACCGCCGCCGAGGCCGAGCTGCGGTACAAGCAGCGCTACACCGCCGCCGGCACCCTGGCGGTGCTGCTGCTGATCACCATCATCGGGGCCGGGGTGCAGGGCAGCCGGGCCACGGTCAGCTCCGAGGCAGACACCACCAACGCCAGCAGTTCGACCGGGGTGCGGGTCGGCAACCAGCAGGCGCCGGTGCTGGTCGACGTGTACGAGGACTTCGGCTGCCCGGACTGCAACACCGTCCAGCAGAGCGGGCTGGCCAAGGATCTGGCCGACAAGGTCAAGGCCACCACGATCAAGGTCAACTACCACATGGTGTCGTTCCTGGACTCGGAGTTCAACGGCAACGACTACTCCTCGCGGGCGGCCAACGCCGGCTACTGCGCCGCCGACCAGAGCCCCGAGGCGTTCGCGAAGTTCCACGACATCCTGTTCGGCAAGAACACCGCCGGGCAGAACAACCAGCCGGCTGCTGGCAGCGCTGGCAAGCCGGACTCGCAGCTGATCGCCTGGGGCAAGGAGGCCGGCATCACCAGCGCCGACTTCTCCACCTGTGTGACGTCCAACCAGCACAAGGAGCTAGTGGCCGGGGTGACCGACGCCGCGTCCAAGCGGGGCGTCAGCAGCATCCCGACGGTGTTCGTCGACGGCCGGCGGCTCAACGACAACGGCGACACGTCGGTGACGGTCGCCGAGGTCGACTCCGCGATCAAGTCGGCACTGGCCAAGGCCAAGTCCACCGCGGCGCCGTCGCCGACCGCGACGCCCAGTCCTACCTCGCGGGCGCCGAGCAGCCCGGCCACCAGCCCTCGCCCGACGGTGTCGCCCAGCAGGACGGGGGTTCCGGTTCCCACCGGGTCGGCCAGCCCGACGTCGAGCAACTAG
- a CDS encoding HU family DNA-binding protein, with amino-acid sequence MRETFVNRKELVTAVAEHADLEQKTVDAVLRSLQSTLEGAVAKGDKVSVPGFFAVSVGKRAAREGRNPATGETIQIAAANTVKFTAGSALKDAANK; translated from the coding sequence ATAAGGGAGACATTCGTGAACCGCAAGGAACTGGTGACCGCGGTCGCCGAGCACGCCGATCTGGAGCAGAAGACCGTCGACGCAGTGCTTCGCAGCCTGCAGTCCACCCTGGAAGGCGCCGTCGCCAAGGGCGACAAGGTCAGCGTCCCCGGCTTCTTCGCCGTCTCCGTCGGCAAGCGCGCCGCCCGCGAAGGACGCAACCCCGCCACCGGCGAGACCATTCAGATCGCCGCCGCCAACACGGTCAAGTTCACCGCCGGCAGCGCCCTGAAGGACGCCGCCAACAAGTAA
- a CDS encoding NUDIX hydrolase: MFEITQHEIVHRNPWFGVVSAVVGAAGDEHPYFWVEKPDSSLVIARERASGAWVMLRCQRPTFPGEWTLEFPQGGLDTGERAEDAAERELVEETGHRVLSLRRLGVLQEAAGFATSRVHVFSADVARDAAPRPEPLEAQNEVVELPDAEVRSALLAGRIVDASSVAALALIYLTEGQA; the protein is encoded by the coding sequence ATGTTTGAGATCACCCAGCACGAGATCGTTCACCGCAACCCATGGTTCGGCGTGGTGTCAGCAGTGGTGGGGGCGGCTGGCGACGAGCATCCCTACTTCTGGGTCGAGAAGCCGGACTCGTCGCTGGTGATCGCGCGTGAGCGGGCAAGCGGCGCTTGGGTGATGCTGCGGTGTCAGCGGCCGACCTTTCCTGGCGAGTGGACGCTGGAGTTTCCGCAAGGCGGCCTGGACACCGGCGAACGCGCTGAGGACGCCGCCGAGCGCGAGCTGGTCGAGGAGACGGGTCACCGGGTGCTGTCGCTGCGGCGGTTGGGCGTACTTCAGGAGGCCGCGGGCTTCGCCACCTCCCGCGTGCACGTGTTCTCAGCCGACGTCGCCCGCGACGCGGCGCCGCGTCCGGAGCCTCTGGAGGCCCAGAACGAGGTGGTGGAGTTGCCGGATGCCGAGGTCCGCTCCGCACTGCTCGCCGGGCGTATCGTCGACGCCTCCTCGGTGGCGGCTCTGGCCTTGATCTACCTCACGGAAGGCCAGGCATGA
- a CDS encoding ricin-type beta-trefoil lectin domain protein, protein MKAILPRCAWISVALLLVACFFTVVVPTSAMANPSGSVHSIPGGNMSSGGVFTLCYDSSGFSCAGGGYNGTSGQIGGNGWTTGQYWSYGSSGPNGTRHNCTTYAAYRLQQNGVPYPGWTDNANGWDDKAWARGTQVDQTPAVGAIAQWNGGSAGHVAYVEVVTDTYIETTSDSFGGGTDRQRISRTSSYSPDNFIHFKDIGGATANGGSAIQNPISGRCVDVHGASTQSGTQVQLWDCNGSPAQQWLYVERTLRVYANMCLDVRGADFQAGTAVQTWECNGGGAQNWSVNSNGTITISGYCLDATGGGTANTTKLQLWTCNGGTAQRWVGIPLPQPL, encoded by the coding sequence ATGAAAGCGATTCTGCCCAGGTGCGCGTGGATTAGCGTCGCTCTACTGCTCGTCGCCTGCTTCTTTACGGTTGTTGTTCCGACATCTGCTATGGCCAATCCATCGGGCAGCGTCCATTCAATTCCCGGCGGGAACATGAGCAGCGGTGGAGTGTTCACGCTCTGCTACGACTCCTCCGGCTTCAGTTGTGCTGGCGGCGGCTACAACGGCACTTCAGGGCAGATCGGCGGGAACGGCTGGACAACCGGTCAGTATTGGTCGTATGGCAGTTCCGGTCCCAACGGCACACGGCACAACTGCACGACGTACGCGGCCTACCGGCTTCAGCAGAATGGAGTCCCGTACCCGGGTTGGACGGACAACGCGAACGGCTGGGACGACAAGGCGTGGGCCCGCGGCACGCAAGTAGATCAGACGCCCGCAGTCGGCGCGATCGCTCAGTGGAACGGCGGGAGCGCTGGGCACGTGGCGTACGTCGAGGTCGTGACCGACACGTACATCGAGACCACCAGCGATAGCTTCGGCGGCGGCACTGATCGTCAGCGGATCAGCAGGACTTCAAGCTATAGCCCGGACAATTTCATCCACTTCAAGGATATCGGCGGTGCTACGGCTAACGGCGGCAGCGCGATCCAGAACCCGATCTCTGGGCGGTGTGTCGATGTGCACGGGGCGAGCACGCAGTCCGGGACGCAGGTGCAGTTATGGGACTGCAACGGCAGCCCGGCCCAGCAATGGCTGTACGTGGAACGCACGTTGCGCGTCTACGCCAACATGTGCCTAGACGTCAGGGGGGCGGACTTCCAAGCCGGAACAGCGGTACAGACCTGGGAGTGCAACGGCGGCGGCGCCCAGAACTGGTCGGTCAACAGCAACGGCACCATAACCATCAGCGGCTACTGTCTCGACGCCACCGGCGGCGGCACAGCCAACACCACGAAACTCCAGCTCTGGACCTGCAACGGCGGAACCGCGCAACGCTGGGTAGGTATTCCATTGCCTCAGCCACTGTAG
- a CDS encoding Fic family protein, which yields MADGRPSRSAIYRRLDEAITDLNDRLGGLPSPAEADGIWPDLWHQEAHHSTALEGNTLILSEVQKLLDEGRAVGDKELKEYMEVLGYAAAAKWVYGQALEPGGWSADGLLTLQEVRSVHFQAMTPVWDVAPHPHATGEESPGNWRRHEIAPFPDGMTPPPFTEIDPLITDWVHDVNQLLSPSGTPLPERLAQVHNAFERIHPFLDGNGRAGRLLLNLILVRMGYPPAIVFKNERSRYLAAMRKADDDDYGPLGELIARAVTDNLYKFVVPAVAGPARLVPLASLANKQTGFSVIALRNAANRGRLKAQKSPNGAWLSSKNWVDEYRDLKFKRD from the coding sequence GTGGCAGATGGTCGTCCGTCGCGCTCAGCGATCTACCGACGACTCGACGAGGCGATCACTGACCTCAACGACCGCCTCGGCGGGCTGCCATCGCCCGCTGAAGCCGATGGCATCTGGCCCGATCTCTGGCATCAAGAGGCCCACCACTCGACCGCCCTGGAGGGAAACACGCTCATCCTCTCGGAAGTGCAGAAACTTCTCGACGAAGGCCGGGCTGTCGGCGACAAGGAACTCAAGGAATACATGGAGGTCCTCGGCTATGCGGCCGCCGCCAAGTGGGTCTATGGACAGGCGCTCGAGCCGGGTGGGTGGTCAGCTGATGGCCTGCTGACATTGCAGGAAGTCCGCTCCGTGCACTTTCAAGCGATGACCCCGGTATGGGACGTCGCACCGCACCCGCACGCGACCGGAGAAGAGTCTCCCGGCAACTGGCGCCGCCACGAGATCGCACCGTTCCCGGACGGGATGACACCACCGCCATTCACCGAGATAGACCCGCTGATCACCGACTGGGTCCACGACGTCAACCAACTGCTCAGCCCCAGCGGCACGCCACTGCCCGAACGGCTCGCTCAGGTCCACAACGCCTTCGAGCGCATCCACCCCTTCCTCGACGGAAACGGCCGCGCCGGGCGGCTGCTGCTGAACCTCATCCTCGTCCGAATGGGCTACCCGCCCGCGATCGTCTTCAAAAATGAGCGATCGCGCTACCTCGCAGCAATGCGGAAAGCGGACGACGACGACTACGGCCCTCTGGGTGAACTCATCGCGCGGGCAGTGACCGACAACCTCTACAAGTTCGTCGTACCTGCCGTCGCCGGCCCGGCCAGACTCGTCCCGTTGGCCAGTCTGGCTAACAAGCAGACCGGGTTCTCCGTGATCGCGCTACGGAATGCGGCAAACCGGGGACGGCTCAAAGCCCAGAAATCCCCGAACGGCGCCTGGCTAAGCTCCAAGAACTGGGTCGACGAGTATCGCGACCTGAAGTTCAAGCGCGACTAG